A genomic stretch from Methylorubrum extorquens includes:
- a CDS encoding Short-chain dehydrogenase/reductase SDR (Evidence 2b : Function from indirect experimental evidences (e.g. phenotypes); Product type e : enzyme) yields the protein MSRFNGKVAFITGAASGIGRAAAIAFAKEGAQVAITDRTEEALERLRAEIEGNGGAVIAIRCDVSLPEDVEAAVARTVERFGRLDCAFNNAGVENKAAPVHEIALDEWDRILDINLRGTFVCMKHEIAQMLRQGGGVVVNTSSGAGIRGVAGGASYAASKHALIGLTKSAALDYAKANIRVNAVLPGNIETPMMERFTGGDIQKAIDLEPVGRLGKPEEIAEAVLWMCSDLGAFVTGASISVDGGWSL from the coding sequence ATGAGCCGTTTCAACGGGAAGGTCGCATTCATCACGGGTGCGGCCAGCGGCATCGGCCGCGCCGCCGCCATCGCGTTCGCAAAGGAGGGGGCACAGGTCGCGATCACGGACCGCACGGAGGAGGCTCTGGAACGCCTTCGCGCCGAGATCGAGGGGAATGGTGGCGCGGTGATCGCGATCCGGTGCGATGTGTCGTTGCCGGAGGACGTCGAGGCTGCGGTCGCCCGGACCGTCGAACGGTTCGGCCGCCTTGACTGCGCCTTCAACAACGCGGGCGTCGAGAACAAGGCTGCCCCCGTCCACGAGATCGCCCTGGACGAATGGGACCGGATCCTCGACATCAACCTGCGCGGCACGTTCGTGTGCATGAAGCACGAGATCGCGCAGATGCTGCGCCAAGGCGGTGGCGTGGTGGTCAACACCTCTTCCGGCGCGGGCATCAGAGGCGTGGCGGGAGGGGCGAGCTACGCCGCCTCGAAACACGCCCTGATCGGCCTCACCAAATCGGCCGCTCTCGACTACGCGAAGGCGAACATCCGGGTGAACGCCGTTCTGCCTGGGAACATCGAGACGCCGATGATGGAGCGCTTCACGGGCGGCGACATCCAGAAGGCGATCGACCTTGAGCCGGTCGGGCGGCTGGGCAAGCCCGAGGAGATCGCCGAGGCCGTCCTCTGGATGTGTTCGGATCTCGGTGCCTTCGTCACCGGCGCGTCGATTTCGGTCGATGGGGGCTGGTCGCTCTGA
- a CDS encoding conserved protein of unknown function; putative RmlC-like cupin domain (Evidence 4 : Unknown function but conserved in other organisms), protein MEIKRSGSQASGPGPSEWFTGTVRIDPLHNAPDPARVAMASVTFEPGARTAWHTHPLGQTLIVTFGRGWVQREGGPIDEIAPGDVVWFEPNEKHWHGATATTAMTHIAIQERLDGKAVTWMEPVTEGQYAGP, encoded by the coding sequence ATGGAGATCAAGCGCAGCGGAAGCCAGGCCTCAGGCCCGGGGCCATCCGAGTGGTTCACCGGCACGGTTCGGATCGACCCGCTCCATAATGCGCCCGACCCCGCCCGCGTCGCGATGGCGAGCGTGACGTTCGAGCCGGGCGCGCGGACGGCGTGGCACACGCACCCGCTCGGCCAGACGTTGATCGTTACGTTCGGGCGTGGATGGGTTCAGCGCGAAGGCGGCCCGATCGACGAGATCGCGCCCGGCGACGTCGTTTGGTTCGAGCCGAACGAGAAGCACTGGCATGGGGCCACGGCGACCACTGCGATGACGCACATCGCGATCCAAGAGCGCCTGGACGGCAAGGCCGTAACCTGGATGGAGCCGGTCACCGAAGGGCAGTATGCCGGGCCGTGA
- a CDS encoding protein of unknown function (Evidence 5 : Unknown function), which yields MWRRGNIFMRAISTVLLEAAGRPLPHTVLAHSELTGQSHRVVDPAVRFAGDGCFDLDLRADRATARSAAATSFRPGSAISTIRISTPL from the coding sequence ATGTGGCGCCGGGGCAATATCTTCATGCGCGCGATTTCGACCGTTCTGCTGGAGGCTGCCGGCCGGCCGCTGCCGCATACCGTGCTCGCGCATAGCGAGTTGACCGGCCAGAGCCACCGCGTCGTCGATCCCGCCGTGCGGTTCGCCGGAGACGGCTGCTTCGACCTCGACCTGCGCGCCGACCGGGCGACGGCGAGGTCCGCCGCTGCCACGTCGTTCCGGCCCGGATCGGCAATCTCTACGATCCGGATTTCGACGCCGCTCTGA
- a CDS encoding putative peptidase (Evidence 3 : Putative function from multiple computational evidences; Product type e : enzyme), with amino-acid sequence MLLPLVLLLLGLWEVQRGADDHAAFEAEQQRLAGLVTQMEARAPRDGRFDPRFQFRYEGRTYGGPLALDKAREARDEAGFLARLMEWRRVLPPVVVAGGALAAALSLFVLLAGAVLGRLGRASRDALVRGFSLMRRLLPATLSLQILAATASFVAAVTFEAAALLQGGFDGGALKLLAIAVVAVGAVVFVAGSTVLGLRRALGAFEPDPLPIIGRTVTPEQAPGLWRLLEGLAARLGALKPEAVVVGLTEGFFVSAGPGVLEPGGARVTGRILYLPLPYLALMRGDEVAAIIGHELAHYAGGDTTYSQRFLPIYAGVERSLDAVAEGHQGSLGLLGPSLRLGVFVMERFHLAVRHWSRTREFAADAAGASVTSIDASARALLRTGAVGPRIFETLQAAADAPDAAPPDLVAAALDRAIAQGLDDPAAHWQEEQAHPTDTHPPTRERVAALGRTIDADLLAAAGAVPPPHALGQLAAYFADPAGLSRAATDDFLAALRAQDAAYRAHLEATAAEVGTEERVLRANYRSRGIALAVGGGLFAVIALAIAVFGVPGISPKDNSVVLAIALGFAVLLGGAGALILRRGEPVTLILSPEGLKAPGLDRTIPWDAIADLDMTFNQTGILTRLLLPPEADWPQRSPGRHGIKLDAKRRIVTLPIGLPRGMKPQDFAELIGRYQMAAQARRLLAETEAGAQRSSSNSQRAEAP; translated from the coding sequence GTGTTGCTGCCGCTCGTTCTCCTGCTGCTCGGCCTGTGGGAGGTGCAGCGCGGCGCCGACGATCACGCCGCGTTCGAGGCCGAACAGCAACGGCTGGCCGGTCTCGTGACGCAGATGGAGGCGCGGGCGCCGCGGGATGGGCGCTTCGATCCCCGCTTTCAGTTCCGCTACGAAGGCCGGACCTATGGCGGGCCGCTCGCCCTGGACAAGGCGCGCGAGGCCCGTGACGAAGCCGGGTTCCTCGCCAGGCTCATGGAGTGGCGCCGCGTGCTGCCGCCGGTCGTCGTCGCGGGCGGCGCGCTGGCCGCCGCGCTCTCCCTGTTCGTGCTGCTCGCCGGCGCCGTCCTGGGCCGCCTCGGCCGCGCTTCGCGCGATGCCCTGGTACGCGGCTTCTCGCTGATGCGCCGGCTGCTTCCCGCGACGCTCTCGCTCCAGATCCTGGCGGCGACGGCGAGTTTCGTCGCCGCCGTGACCTTCGAGGCGGCGGCTCTCCTCCAGGGCGGCTTCGACGGCGGCGCGCTGAAGCTGCTGGCGATCGCCGTCGTCGCGGTCGGGGCCGTGGTCTTCGTGGCCGGCAGCACGGTGCTCGGCCTGCGCCGGGCGCTCGGCGCCTTCGAGCCCGATCCGCTGCCGATCATCGGCCGGACGGTGACGCCCGAACAGGCGCCGGGCCTGTGGCGCCTCCTTGAGGGGCTTGCCGCGCGGCTCGGAGCGCTGAAGCCCGAGGCCGTGGTGGTCGGGCTCACCGAGGGCTTCTTCGTCAGCGCCGGTCCGGGGGTGCTGGAGCCCGGCGGGGCGCGGGTCACCGGCCGGATCCTCTACCTGCCGCTGCCCTATCTCGCCCTGATGCGGGGCGACGAGGTCGCCGCGATCATCGGCCACGAACTCGCCCACTATGCCGGCGGCGACACCACCTACAGCCAGCGCTTCCTGCCGATCTATGCCGGCGTCGAGCGCTCCCTCGATGCGGTCGCCGAGGGCCATCAGGGCTCGCTCGGGCTGCTCGGGCCGTCGCTGCGCCTCGGCGTCTTCGTGATGGAGCGCTTCCACCTCGCCGTGCGCCACTGGAGCCGGACGCGGGAATTCGCGGCCGACGCGGCGGGAGCGAGCGTGACCTCGATCGATGCCTCGGCCCGCGCGCTGCTGCGCACCGGCGCAGTGGGGCCGCGCATCTTCGAGACGCTCCAGGCCGCCGCCGACGCGCCCGACGCCGCACCGCCCGACCTCGTGGCCGCCGCGCTCGACCGCGCGATTGCGCAGGGGCTCGACGACCCGGCGGCGCATTGGCAGGAGGAGCAGGCCCACCCGACCGATACCCACCCGCCGACCCGCGAGCGCGTCGCCGCCCTCGGGCGGACCATCGACGCGGACCTCCTGGCCGCGGCCGGCGCCGTGCCGCCGCCCCACGCGCTCGGGCAGCTCGCCGCCTATTTCGCCGACCCGGCGGGGCTCAGCCGGGCGGCCACCGACGACTTCCTCGCCGCGCTGCGGGCGCAGGACGCGGCGTACCGCGCCCATCTCGAAGCGACCGCGGCAGAGGTTGGCACCGAGGAACGGGTGCTGCGCGCGAACTACCGCTCCCGCGGGATCGCGCTCGCGGTGGGCGGCGGCCTCTTCGCCGTCATCGCGCTCGCGATCGCCGTGTTCGGCGTGCCGGGAATTTCCCCGAAGGATAACAGTGTCGTCCTCGCAATCGCGCTCGGCTTCGCCGTGCTCCTGGGCGGGGCCGGCGCCCTCATCCTGCGCCGGGGCGAGCCCGTGACGCTGATCCTCAGCCCCGAGGGGCTGAAGGCGCCGGGGCTCGACCGGACGATCCCGTGGGATGCCATCGCCGACCTCGACATGACGTTCAACCAGACGGGCATCCTCACGCGCCTGCTGCTGCCGCCCGAGGCGGACTGGCCGCAACGCAGCCCCGGCCGGCACGGGATCAAGCTCGACGCGAAGCGCCGCATCGTCACGCTTCCGATCGGCCTGCCGCGCGGGATGAAGCCCCAGGATTTCGCCGAGCTGATCGGCCGCTACCAGATGGCCGCGCAGGCCCGGCGCCTCCTCGCCGAGACCGAGGCCGGCGCGCAGCGATCCTCCTCCAACTCCCAACGCGCCGAGGCTCCATGA
- a CDS encoding conserved protein of unknown function; putative exported protein (Evidence 4 : Unknown function but conserved in other organisms) has translation MTATPDRAEPLRLPPQGQGWMATFWVLFGVVALAALLGACALYTAPALVSDWQVRAAAEPVAEARISDGKCSSKIAIHICDLTLSLRRPTGTVTRRVNYVFAGLHVGDFGAGPMADPARPDLITTDLGLDRLWNRTITLAVIMAALAAAIFGALLSLVRNRRAASGAAG, from the coding sequence ATGACCGCAACGCCCGATCGCGCCGAACCCTTGCGGCTGCCGCCCCAGGGGCAGGGTTGGATGGCCACCTTCTGGGTGCTGTTCGGCGTCGTGGCGCTCGCCGCTCTGCTGGGGGCCTGCGCCCTCTATACCGCTCCGGCCCTGGTCTCGGACTGGCAGGTCCGCGCGGCGGCCGAGCCGGTGGCGGAGGCCCGGATCAGCGACGGCAAGTGCAGCTCCAAGATCGCGATCCATATCTGCGACCTCACCTTGAGTCTGCGCCGGCCCACCGGCACCGTGACGCGCCGGGTGAACTACGTGTTCGCCGGCCTGCATGTCGGCGATTTCGGCGCCGGGCCGATGGCCGATCCGGCGCGCCCGGATCTCATCACCACCGATCTCGGCCTCGACCGGCTGTGGAACCGCACGATCACCCTCGCGGTGATCATGGCCGCGCTCGCGGCGGCCATCTTCGGGGCGCTCCTCTCGCTGGTGCGCAACCGGCGCGCCGCCTCCGGTGCGGCCGGGTGA
- a CDS encoding conserved protein of unknown function; putative exported protein (Evidence 4 : Unknown function but conserved in other organisms): protein MTRSWTAAALLAALILAHLPAPVRADPALSPAERKSLPAEVVTYLDRHMGCNHWSGEEAYDAARGRQIAAAVKTLRCDAIEADAKRLRQRYGRDPAVRKALDAAAHAEG from the coding sequence ATGACCCGATCGTGGACCGCCGCCGCGCTTCTCGCCGCGCTGATTCTCGCGCATCTGCCCGCCCCGGTGCGGGCCGATCCGGCCCTCTCGCCCGCGGAGAGAAAGAGCCTGCCCGCCGAGGTCGTGACCTATCTGGATCGGCACATGGGCTGCAACCACTGGTCCGGAGAGGAGGCCTACGATGCGGCCCGTGGCCGGCAGATCGCCGCCGCCGTCAAGACGCTGCGCTGCGACGCCATCGAGGCGGACGCGAAGCGGTTGCGGCAGCGCTACGGCCGCGATCCGGCGGTGCGGAAGGCGCTCGATGCGGCCGCGCATGCGGAGGGCTGA
- a CDS encoding protein of unknown function; putative exported protein (Evidence 5 : Unknown function) produces MRPGRAQPLSSCAALVGLSAGFFAALSVGLPAPAAAEGWNAARFDPPAKVETATDAEGREITCTFYPDLVIRESDTGTPEPGDAALIPIRGGPPVVCRAAPGASARRLETGGQRFIGRADGFLVFEDASTNGTMPFAVIDAGTGRSLFTDTTTYDGIDSFAAEGATLRLGFRRGVQGACSIPQGGAACWARIVREDKLPPQVAALPVPAKTCAQAYRAGKAPKDTPSIVSFPVRLVWTGSLAIEADGPVRCLPTP; encoded by the coding sequence ATGAGACCCGGACGCGCACAGCCTCTTTCCTCCTGCGCCGCCCTTGTCGGGCTCTCGGCCGGCTTCTTCGCCGCGCTCTCGGTCGGGCTCCCCGCCCCGGCCGCGGCCGAGGGCTGGAACGCGGCGCGGTTCGACCCGCCCGCCAAGGTCGAGACCGCCACGGATGCCGAGGGCCGGGAGATCACCTGCACCTTTTATCCCGATCTCGTCATCCGCGAGAGCGACACCGGCACGCCCGAGCCCGGCGATGCGGCGCTCATCCCGATCCGGGGCGGCCCGCCCGTCGTCTGCCGCGCTGCGCCCGGCGCCAGCGCGCGCAGGCTGGAAACCGGCGGTCAGCGCTTCATCGGGCGGGCGGACGGGTTTCTCGTGTTCGAGGATGCGAGCACCAACGGCACCATGCCCTTCGCGGTGATCGATGCCGGGACCGGCCGTAGCCTGTTCACCGACACGACCACCTACGACGGCATCGACAGCTTCGCGGCCGAGGGCGCGACGCTGCGGCTCGGCTTCCGCCGCGGGGTGCAGGGCGCCTGCTCGATCCCGCAAGGGGGCGCGGCCTGCTGGGCGCGGATCGTGCGCGAGGACAAGCTCCCGCCACAGGTCGCGGCACTGCCGGTGCCAGCCAAGACCTGTGCGCAAGCCTACCGCGCCGGCAAGGCCCCCAAGGATACCCCGAGCATCGTCTCCTTCCCGGTGCGGCTCGTCTGGACCGGCAGCCTCGCCATCGAGGCCGACGGCCCGGTGCGATGCTTGCCGACGCCCTGA
- a CDS encoding protein of unknown function; putative exported protein (Evidence 5 : Unknown function): MISRRHALATAATLLCASAAWAEPTLGLAERRAIAAYRESRYPAQEKAIQEAAGFPVPVEVAWDQITLPGDAKYYADEGYFEKTIFEPIAAGLKEVGKDKMGREALQAKLKSIRIRFDEKTAPASNYPNGLKFDGGVLDVNWRPFSNVADFKDRVAAVVQVLEKNL, encoded by the coding sequence ATGATCTCACGCCGACACGCGCTGGCTACCGCCGCGACCCTGCTCTGCGCCTCCGCGGCCTGGGCCGAGCCGACGCTCGGGCTCGCCGAACGCCGGGCGATCGCCGCCTACCGCGAGAGTCGCTACCCGGCGCAGGAGAAGGCGATCCAGGAGGCCGCGGGCTTTCCCGTGCCGGTCGAGGTGGCGTGGGACCAGATCACCCTTCCGGGCGACGCGAAGTACTATGCCGACGAAGGCTATTTCGAGAAGACCATCTTCGAGCCGATCGCGGCCGGGCTGAAGGAGGTCGGCAAGGACAAGATGGGCCGCGAGGCGCTGCAGGCGAAGCTGAAATCGATCCGCATCCGCTTCGACGAGAAGACGGCGCCGGCCTCGAACTACCCGAACGGTCTGAAGTTCGATGGCGGCGTCCTCGACGTGAACTGGCGGCCCTTCTCCAACGTCGCCGACTTCAAGGACCGGGTGGCGGCGGTGGTGCAGGTGCTGGAAAAGAACCTGTGA
- a CDS encoding protein of unknown function (Evidence 5 : Unknown function) → MRHDPVAILERRDGWVRALYRRGAKPVTGWLPEADLALAAAP, encoded by the coding sequence GTGCGCCACGATCCGGTGGCGATCCTGGAGCGGCGGGACGGCTGGGTGCGGGCGCTCTACCGGCGCGGCGCGAAGCCGGTCACGGGTTGGCTGCCGGAGGCCGACCTCGCCCTGGCCGCCGCGCCCTGA
- a CDS encoding conserved exported protein of unknown function (Evidence 4 : Unknown function but conserved in other organisms) yields the protein MPHFPLHALVLLVLAGIPATSARAQTLPPAAPPRLPTTWEAIDQSMSALLNGGHRIVSATGPSFTLERQGTYVVCEVRPPGGLRGNAEATSTCNRVN from the coding sequence ATGCCCCACTTCCCCCTTCACGCCCTCGTCCTGCTGGTCCTCGCGGGCATTCCTGCCACGTCCGCGCGGGCGCAGACCCTGCCACCCGCCGCACCACCGCGCCTTCCGACCACTTGGGAGGCGATCGACCAATCGATGAGCGCGCTCCTGAACGGCGGTCACCGCATCGTCTCGGCCACCGGCCCGAGCTTCACCCTGGAACGGCAGGGCACATACGTCGTCTGCGAGGTTCGTCCGCCGGGCGGCCTGCGCGGCAACGCGGAGGCGACCTCGACCTGCAACCGCGTGAACTGA
- a CDS encoding conserved protein of unknown function (Evidence 4 : Unknown function but conserved in other organisms) has protein sequence MNDRMNDRMNDPWRARFDELWGRTVRGNGAEAAWRALDAGYGEAGRHYHSWRHIADLLEGHDAVRALPDFAGLDHDAIDLAILFHDAVYDTARTDNEVRSAALLLTHAGPAAESGPIRAAEAMIQATAAHAPSDDAATRLMLDLDLAVLGAPRPVYEAYAAAIRREYAAVPEAAWRFGRAGVLDRFLARPDLYQTRPFRDRFETAARTNLAAEADTLRAGHTGEGA, from the coding sequence GTGAACGACCGCATGAACGACCGCATGAATGACCCCTGGCGCGCACGCTTCGACGAACTCTGGGGCCGGACGGTGCGGGGGAACGGTGCCGAGGCGGCCTGGCGGGCGCTCGATGCCGGCTACGGGGAGGCCGGGCGCCACTATCACAGCTGGCGCCACATCGCGGACCTGCTCGAAGGGCACGACGCGGTGCGGGCGCTTCCGGACTTCGCCGGGCTCGATCACGACGCGATCGATCTCGCGATCCTCTTTCACGATGCGGTCTACGACACCGCCCGCACCGACAACGAGGTGCGCAGCGCCGCCTTGCTGCTGACTCACGCCGGTCCGGCCGCGGAATCCGGCCCGATCCGGGCGGCGGAGGCGATGATCCAGGCGACCGCCGCGCACGCGCCGAGCGACGACGCGGCCACACGGCTGATGCTCGACCTCGATCTCGCGGTGCTGGGCGCGCCCCGCCCGGTCTACGAGGCCTATGCGGCGGCGATCCGGCGCGAATACGCTGCGGTTCCGGAAGCGGCATGGCGGTTCGGCCGCGCGGGCGTGCTCGACCGCTTCCTCGCCCGGCCCGACCTCTACCAGACCCGCCCCTTTCGCGACCGCTTCGAAACAGCCGCCCGGACCAACCTCGCGGCCGAGGCGGACACGCTCCGGGCCGGTCATACCGGCGAGGGGGCGTGA
- a CDS encoding protein of unknown function (Evidence 5 : Unknown function), whose product MAVRPRGRARPLPRPARPLPDPPLSRPLRNSRPDQPRGRGGHAPGRSYRRGGVRDAFATENRFGGLRPTPPTGDPLGERRLYAGQLHRDPALLSTAGSAPVLLTSRHSDPGRSFPSARSDQRRKPKAQSPGVQLILGFCDRIRSK is encoded by the coding sequence ATGGCGGTTCGGCCGCGCGGGCGTGCTCGACCGCTTCCTCGCCCGGCCCGACCTCTACCAGACCCGCCCCTTTCGCGACCGCTTCGAAACAGCCGCCCGGACCAACCTCGCGGCCGAGGCGGACACGCTCCGGGCCGGTCATACCGGCGAGGGGGCGTGAGGGATGCCTTCGCAACCGAGAACCGGTTCGGCGGCCTGCGCCCGACGCCACCGACGGGCGATCCGCTCGGAGAGCGCCGCCTTTATGCAGGCCAGCTGCACCGCGATCCGGCGTTGCTGAGCACGGCCGGTTCCGCGCCCGTCCTTTTGACTTCACGGCACTCCGATCCGGGCAGATCGTTTCCCTCGGCCCGGTCCGATCAGCGGCGCAAGCCTAAGGCTCAGTCGCCAGGTGTCCAGTTGATCTTGGGCTTCTGCGACAGGATCCGCTCGAAGTAG